CAGGTCGCGCTGGGCGAGCGGGTGGAGCGACAGCCCCGGTTCGTCCAGCAGCAGCACCGCGCGCCGGTGCAGCCCCGCGCTTTCATGCAGGAACACGAGGAAGAAGCTCAGGAACCACTGCAGGCCGGTCGACCGCTCTTCCAGTTCGACCTCCTGCGCGCGCTCGGAATCCGACACCCAGATGCGGAAATGGTTGCCGTCGGCCTCGAAGCGGAATCGGTAATCGCGCACGCGCCACCACTCTCCGAACCGTTCGCTCAGCCGGTTGCCGGCCGATTGCAGCAGGATCGACCGTGTGCGCTTGGCCTCGGCGATCCGGGCCATGGGGTCCGGGCCGAGATCGGGTGAATTCGTCGACCGTATCAGATCGATCAGGCTTTCGAGCGGGTTGCGTTCCGCCTTCGCCCTGGCAAGCCGCCGACGCGCTTCGTCGCGGGTTTCGCTGAAATCACGGCCGAGCTCCAGGATCTCGGTCGGTTCGAGCCCGACGAAGCCGAACAGCACCCGAAGCGTGCGTGCCTTTGATGCCTCCTTCGGCCCGAGATCGCCGCGGCCAAGGTTGTCGACCACATGCGGCAGGTAGATTTCCGAGTCGAGGTTGCCCCAGCTGGAGTAGTAGACGAAGCGCGGCAATCGCGAGAGCACCGCGTCCCGCACCGTGTCGATCTGCCCCGGGTCGGGTGCGAGCATGTCGGTCATCCAGGCGCCGAGGTCGCGGCGCAGGGCGCGAAGCTCGGCCACGGTCGCGCTGACGATGCGGATCTCTTCTGGGATCATCGCGCTGACGCGGTTGCGCAGCCGCATCATGTCATTGCCCGTCAGCACCGGCTCGGCCTCGATCTCGGCCAGCATCGCAGAGATCCCGTCCAGAACGCTGGCGTGCAGCTCGTCCTCGCCGGGCTGCGTCTCGGCGGCCTCGATCCTGGCATGCGCGGACCGCAGGCGCTCGGCGGCGCGGCGCGCGTCGGTTTGGCGGGGGCGGGCGTAGTCCGGGAAATCGACGGTATAGCTGCCGTCGAAGAGCCGGCCGACCGCAACGCGCCGGGCCGCGTCCACGGGGATGTTGGCGCGTTCGGCGATTACGTCAGCCGCTTGCCCGGTGTCGAACTCGGCCAGGATGAAGCGATAGGCGTCAGGCGCGTTGCGGATTTCCGCGAACATCGCCTTGGGGTAGTCCGACACCGGATCGAGAAGACCGTCGGCGACCGGGTTCAGTTTCCAGAGCGGCAAGAGGAGGTTGGTCTTGCCGGATTCGTTCACCCCGACAAGGGCGGTGATACGGCCGAGATCGAGCCAATCGCTGTCCTTCACCGAGCGGAAGTTCGTGACGCGGTATCGCAGCAACGTCAACTGGTCCGACGACGTCGGTCCGGGCTCCGGCGGTGTCACGGCCTCGGGGGCGGGCGTGTGCGGAATGGAATCGTGGCGCATGGTCAGTCTCCTTCCTGATGGGTCGGTGTGAGCGTGGTGTGGGTCAGGGGCCGCGCTGTAAGGCGGGCGGCGCGGCGGTCGCCGGGTCGGCGGCGACGAGATGCTGGATCCCGTCCATCGCAAGGATGGCGAGCAGAAGCGCCGCGATGCCGGTCTGGCCGAGCCGCCGCGCACCGATCCAGGCGTCGAGGGCGGGGGGCAGGCCGTTTGCCTGCCGCACAAGGGCGCGTCGCCGGCGGGCCAGCGCGTCGCTGCCCCGTGCCGCGGCACGCTGGGCCGGGGCGGTCAGCGAGGCCAGGAAGGCGCTCCACCCGACGCGGCGCGTGTGCGCGATGACCGCCGCC
This genomic window from Rhodovulum sp. ES.010 contains:
- a CDS encoding AAA family ATPase; its protein translation is MRHDSIPHTPAPEAVTPPEPGPTSSDQLTLLRYRVTNFRSVKDSDWLDLGRITALVGVNESGKTNLLLPLWKLNPVADGLLDPVSDYPKAMFAEIRNAPDAYRFILAEFDTGQAADVIAERANIPVDAARRVAVGRLFDGSYTVDFPDYARPRQTDARRAAERLRSAHARIEAAETQPGEDELHASVLDGISAMLAEIEAEPVLTGNDMMRLRNRVSAMIPEEIRIVSATVAELRALRRDLGAWMTDMLAPDPGQIDTVRDAVLSRLPRFVYYSSWGNLDSEIYLPHVVDNLGRGDLGPKEASKARTLRVLFGFVGLEPTEILELGRDFSETRDEARRRLARAKAERNPLESLIDLIRSTNSPDLGPDPMARIAEAKRTRSILLQSAGNRLSERFGEWWRVRDYRFRFEADGNHFRIWVSDSERAQEVELEERSTGLQWFLSFFLVFLHESAGLHRRAVLLLDEPGLSLHPLAQRDLSTFFDEIARNHQIVYTAHSPFLVDADRLERARKVFVGEDGSTRVTSDLCAPEGRARDGGAAYAVRSAVNMAVAEASFGGADTVLVPGVVEQIYLTAMKTMLIGAGDFKPARDILFAPAGDPGIALRMAEVLTGRKDRRPTLVQDHPAAGAGDRVLSLADLVGRPGATVEDLMPPDMLAEIVDRLERRPETMLSDTLRPDIPFVSQVEAWASAAGVPLRPDWRLDLARRMRDRLLARGPEALPGETRATWLKVIEACLAPSGATRDVGETV